From the genome of Sporocytophaga myxococcoides DSM 11118:
GATCCGAAGTATGCAAGTGTTAAAAAGGAACTGATAGTTTTTTTGCCAAAGATTAATGCTCCCAATGCACCTAGGCACAAAGGCGGAGGGAAGGAATAATTAGTTTTAAAAATAATAAAATGAAAAAGATATACTTATTTTCACTCCTGGCGCTCAACCTGACTTTTGGAAAGGCTAATGCACAGTCAAATGTAAAGAGTACTAAACCCAATATCATCTTTATTTATACAGATGATCAAAGATATGATGCTTTAAGTGTTGTTCAGGATGAACAAGGCGCTAAAGCTCGTTTTCCATGGTTTAAAACACCCAACTTAGATAGAATTGCGAATGAAGGCGTGCGTTTTAGAAATGCATTTGTAATCAATTCTCTGTGTTCTCCAAGCAGATCTGCACTACTCACAGGAAGGTATAACCATTTAAATGGAATCGCCAATAATCATACAAACTTCAAAGATACTCTGGAAACATATCCGGTATTGTTGCAGAAGGTTGGTTATAAAACAGCATTTTTTGGTAAATGGCATATGGGAAAAGAAACAGGCAAGAGACCTGGATTTGATTACTCTGTAAGCTTCATTGGACAGGGACAATATTTCGATTGTCCTCTTGAAGTAAATGGTGTTAGCAAACCTACAGTAGGTTGGGTTGATGATGTAACAACAGACTTTGCTCTTGATTTTATTAAAGGAAATAAAGAAAAATCATTTGCACTAGTACTCGCTTATAAGTCTGGCCATGGACCTTTTCAGCCTCCTGTAAGACATACCAATACTTATGCAGATGTTGAATTGATAAAGCCAGCCAATGAACATTTAGAGACTCCATATAAAAACAAGATTGAGTCGAAAAGAAAAAATACGAACATTACTCAGAACAAGAGTACATCATGGACAGATAATAATGAGAAGACAATCAGAGGATACTTCGGGTCTTTAAAAGGTATTGATGAAAATGTAGGAAGAATCCTTAATATCTTGGATTCATTGAAGCTAACCGAGAATACTGTTGTAATCTTTTCAAGTGATAATGGCTTTTTCTTCGGAGAGCATGGATTAGGAGATAAACGTGCTGCTTATGAAGAATCTATGAGAATTCCTCTTCTGGTTCGCTACCCGGCAAGGTTTCCTAAAGGCAAGACAATTGATAAACTAGTGTTGAATCTTGATCAACCTCCGTCTATTCTTGAGTTAGCAGGTGTCAGCGCTCCTAAATCTTATCAGGGAAAGAGCTGGGTATCGCTTATAGAAAATAAAGCTAAAGACTGGAGAACATCTTTTCTTTATGAATACTTCTATGAAGATGGTACTACAACTCCAACAATCAAAGCTGTTCGCACAGAGACAAGCAAGCTTATTGTTTATCCTGGGCAGGATGATTGGACAGAGCTGTTTGATCTGACTAAAGATCCAACAGAATCAGATAATCTTATTAATAAAAAAGAAGCATCAAAGCTTAAAGAACAGCTTCAGCAAGAGTTATCAAGACAGGAGAAGGCCTCTGGTTATGTAATACCAACTTATGCAGATGAAAGACCTCTGGATAAGGATGGTAAGTATATTCCTCCAAAACCAATGGACGTGCAATAGGGGAGTTATAAGTTTTAAGTCGTAAGTTTTAAGTTAAAAGCTAAAGGCTTAAAGTGAAATAATTGTAGGCTCCCCCTTGTAGAGACGCCATGCATGGCGTCTCTCTATCCACAAGGCAGGGTTTGTTGATGTATAAAGTCTTCTCAGAAAGACTTTGATTCGGGTTATATGTCACCATTTCATTTTTGGAAACTTAAAAATCAACCAATTATATGAGCAAAAGAATATGGTTAATTTCGGCCGGTTTAGTGCTGGCTGGCGGTGCAATTATTTTTAGTTCTCTGAACAATAGTGAAGAAATTAAAGAAGAAACGATTGAAAAGGTTGCTGTTACAAAACCTAATATTGTCTTCATCTTTGCAGATGACTTCGGGCAGAATGTTCCATCTGTTAATGGCAATAAATATATTCAGACACCGAATATAGATGCTATAGCCAATGAAGGTGTCAGGTTTAAGCAAAACTATGTTACAGCACCAATCTGCTGTGCATCACGTGCTGCTTTACTAACAGGTAGATATCAGCAACGTTTTGGTTCCGAGTTCCACCTGCATTATCCATCATTTTCAGCTTATACTGCTGACAGTGTCAAATATGTTAAAAGTTTACTTGAGCAGAACATAGCTCCTGATGAAAAAACTCAAGGCGTTCCTTCAACAGAAATCAATTATGCAGAATTGTTGAAGAAGAATGGTTATACAACAGGTATTATAGGTAAATGGCATGCCGGATTTTATGATGGATACAGACCTCATCAGAGAGGATTTGATTATAGCTGGGGCTGGTATGGTGGTTCTACACTTTACTACACAGATGAAAATGATCTTGAAAAAGTAACCTTTAAGAATAAGGAAGGCTATCATCATTATGAATCAAAGACCAATAAGTATCAGTGGAAGAGGGATCCTATCGCTACAGGTATTTTTAAGAATGGAGAACTTGTAGACGAGAAAGAATACCAAACTTCTGCCATAGCAAGAGAAGCAGTTAATTTTATTGATAAAAATAAAGACAAGCCATTTTTTCTTTATGTTCCCTTCGGTGCAATACATACTCCCTTGCAGGCTGTAAAACAAGAGTATGATAAATTGACAAATATAAAAGATGAACAGCAGCGTATTTTGCTTGCTATGACTGTAAGTCTTGATCAGGCAGTAGGAAGAATCCTTGATAAATTAAAGCAGGAAGGACTGGATTCTAATACCATCATAGTGTTTTCCGGTGATAATGGTTCAACTTATCACAGGCTGAATCACAATGTTGCTAAGGAAGGTATTACATTGTATGATGGAAGTTATGAAAACATAAATTATCCTTTGAAAGGTGGAAAATTAACGCACTATGAAGGTGGTATACGCACTCCTCTCTTTATAAAATGGCCTGGAAAGATTAAAGCAGGTTCTGTCTATGAGGCTCCAGTAAGTACATTGGATTTATTCCCGACTTTTGCAGCTGCCACAGCTACAAAGTTACCGCCAGACAGAAGTTATGACGGAGTTGATCTATTGCCATATATAACAGGAACAAATAAGAGCAAGCCACATGAGACTTTATACTGGAGAAATGGTTTTGTAAAGACGATCAGAAAAGGTGATTATAAATTACTTGTAAATGAAAATGACAAGACTGTGTTTTTATATGATCTTAAAAATGATCCATATGAAAAAGAGGATCTTTCTTCGAAATTACCTCAAAAGATAGAAGAGCTGAAAAAAGATTATCTGGCTTGGGAAAAAGGATTAGGCCAGCCAAGATGGAAATCTCCTAAGATAACTAAGATTATTGTTGAAGGAAGCCCAGTATCTTTCCAACCATAGCTATATTGACACTAAGACTTGGTGAAAGTCTGAAGCCATTCCTGAGCATCTGAAATCCTGGTAAATAATCTTACCGGGATTTTTGGCTTATTAAACTTAATATAAATATTGCCCATCACTTCCTGGATTTTAGAACTGAAAATGATAGCAGTAGCCATAGTCTTTTTGTTAGATGGACCAGCAAAAAATGTCCTGGCTTCGGTAGTGACGTAATCAATTTTAGTAAAATCCGCGATAACGAGAGTAGGCGTGTTTTTGGTGAACTTCTCTCTTTCCTGAACTGATTTTTTAGCTGCTTTAAGGTCTATAATAGCTCTCTTTTTATAATCTACTAAAAGCATTTTTCCTAAATAAGACAGCGAAATCAGACTGTTTTCAAAAGTTGCAGTGTTATTCATACTTGTCAGTTAAAAATTTGTCCGAATAATTAAGCGGCAATTAGCTGCTTGGATTATTCTATTCTGAGATCAAATAAAATAGACAGCCTTTTAAAAGTGCGAATAAAAATAAAAGGTTGCTAAGGAGTATACGTCTCAGCAACCTTTTAGTTAAAACTTAAGCAAGTTCTTCAAATACCATTTGAAGATGCTGAGCGATCATTTCTGCAGATCTTCCTTCAATGTGATGTCTTTCAACGAAATGTACCAATTCTCCGTTTTTGAAAATTGCCATTGACGGAGATGAAGGAGGATAAGGAAGGAAATATTCTCTTGCTTTTTGTACGGCTGCAGTATCTACACCAGCGAAAACTGTAGCCAAAACATTAGGCTTTACATTACTTCTGCTCACTGCAAGTTTAGCTCCCGGTCTTGCTGCTCCTGCAGCGCAACCGCAAACAGAGTTTACAACAAGTAATACCGTGCCTTTTTCATTTTTAAGCAATTGATCTACCTGTTCAGCTGATTTTAATTCCTGAAATCCGGCAGTGGTTAGATCTGCGCGCATTGGCGCAACTAATGCTTCTGGATACATATTTTTAAACTATTAGATTTGTGATGGTTGATTTGTTAAAATTGGTTATTAACCTTATGAAATATTGAGCATTTGCTCATACATAATTCTATAAAAAGCCCAACTCAAGTTTGGCGGCCTCGCTCATCATATCCTGATGGTAAGGCGGGTCAAAAGTTAGTTCTACACTTACATCATTGATCCCTTCAACTTCCCTGATTTTCTGTTCAACTTCTCCGGGGATGGTCCCGGCGCTTGGGCAGGAGGGAGACGTAAGGGTCATAACAACATGTACATTGTTTACCGGAAAAACATTAATATCATAAATCAATCCTAATTCATAAATATTAACCGGAATTTCAGGGTCATAAATCGTTTTGATAGCGTCAAGAACTTTTTCTTTTAACGCCTCATCGTCATGATTTAATTTGTTTTCTTCTGAACTCATATGACTAGGAATTATTTACTGTTTTGACTGCAACAGAGCCTGATATGCTACTGCATCCAGCTTCATTTGCTTCAGCATAGATACAAGTCCGTTGGACCTTGTAGGAGAAAGATGTTGCTTTAAACCAATCTCATCAATAAAATCAATATCAGCTTGTGCAACTTCAGCAGGTGGATGTCCGGAAAATACTCTTACAAGCAAACTAACCAATCCCTTTACAATTACTGCATCACTGTCTGCCTGGTAAAAAATTTTGTCATCTTTCAGATAAGAGTTTAGCCATACCTGAGACTGACAACCTTTTATTTTCTTTTCTTCTGTTTTATGAGAAGGATCAAGAATCTCCAGTTTTTTACCTAATTCAATAAGGTAAGCATATTTCTCATCCCACTCATCGAAAAATGAAAATTCTTCGACTATCTGATTTTGTATTTCTTTGACTGTTTTTTCTGCTGTGCTCATTTTTTGAAACTCCCTTACTTCAACATCTTTACAGCTTTTTTAATTCCCGCTTCCAATCTGTCTATTTCTTCAAAAGTATTATAAACTGCGAAGGATGCTCTGGCTGTACCGGTAATTCCGAAATGCCCCATTAATGGTTGAGTACAATGGTGACCTGTTCTTACAGCAATTCCTTCCTGATCAAGAAGAATGCCCAGATCCTGATGGTGAATGCCTTCGATCACAAACGAGATTACACTCACTTTTTCTTTTGCAGTCCCTTTAATCGTAAGACCAGGAATTGCGGAGAGTTTTTGAGTTGCATAGTCCAAAAGTTGATTTTCAACTTCTCTTATTGCTGGTTTTCCGAATCTGTTAATGAAGTCTACAGATGCTTTTAAAGCAATAGCATCGGCTATGTTAGGAGTACCAGCTTCAAATTTGTATGGCAATTCATTGAATGAACACGAAGCATAAGTTACCTCTTTGATCATTTCTCCTCCTCCCTGATAGGGCGGCATTTCTTCTAATAAGGCTTTTTTACCATATAATATGCCAATCCCGGTAGGTCCATACATTTTGTGTCCGGAGAATGCATAGAAATCAGCATCCAGTTTTTGAACGTCGATATCAAGGTGAGAAACGGCCTGAGCTCCGTCTACAAGCACTTTAACGTTTTTGCTGTGTGCTATTTTAATAACCTCAGCTATTGGATTAATTGTGCCTAATGCATTGGAAACATGATTAAGGGCAATGATTTTAGTCTTGGCTGTAATCAGGTTATTAAGCTCAGTAAGGATCAGTTCTCCGTTTTCATTTACAGGAATGATCTTTACTGTAGCTCCTTTCTCATTTGCAAGTATCTGCCAGGGCACCATATTGGAGTGATGCTCCAGTCCGGAAACTATGATTTCATCACCTTTTTGAATGTTTTCTTTTCCCCAGGTAGCAGCTACAAGATTTATAGACTCTGTAGTTCCTTTGGTAAATATGATCTCTTCCGTAGAAGAGGCATTTATAAAAGCTCTGATAGCTTCTCTGGTACTTTCAAAAGCAGCAGTAGCTTTTTCTGCAAGCGTATGAATGCCGCGGTGGATATTGGCGTTGTAAGATGAATAGTAGCTCACAAGGCTGTCAATAACGGCCTTGGGCTTTTGAGTGGTAGCTGCATTGTCAAAATAAACAAGAGGTTTACCATTTACCTGCTGATCCAAAACAGGAAATTCTTCTCTTATAGTCGTAAGGTCTAGCCCTTTTATCTTTGTTCCACTCATCTTACTTAGCTTTTATCTTAACTTAATCTGTCGAGGATGGTCTGATCGAGCAATTCTTTCAATGGCTCTAATCTGATGTATTCAAGTATGTCAGCTGCAAAAGCATGCATTAACAATGCTTTTGCTTTTTTCTCACTGATACCTCTTGATCTCAAATAGAACAATGGCTCTTCATCCATCATACCTGTTGTTGCTCCATGTGAACATTTAACATCATCAGCAAAGATTTCAAGCTGAGGTTTTGTGTTCATGGTAGCGTCCTTGCTTAGAAGGATATTTTTGTTTGACTGAAATGCATTTGTTTTTTGTGCATCCTGTCTTACATAGATTTTACCATTAAATACACCTGTCGATTTATCATCAAGTAAACCTTTGTAAAGCTCATTGCTATAGCAGTTAGCTTTTGCATGATCTACAAGAGTGTGATTATCCACGTGTGTATTGCCTTTTACCATATACAATCCTACCAATGAAGCTTCCGAATATTCAGAAGAAAGGCGGATGTTAAGGTTGTTTCTGATAATACCTCCGTCCAATGTAATTGTGGTGGCAGCAAAATTGCTTTTCTCAGGCTGGTAAACCTGGGTAGTGCCAACATGGTCAGACTGGGCGTCATTCTGTATTTTGTAATAGGTTGCATAAGCATCTTTCTTTACAACAATTTGAGTAATGTTGTTTGAGAAATGAGCATTTGAACCTATTGTAGAATAGTTTTCAATAAAAGTAGCTTGAGCATTCTCTTCAAGAATAAATAGATTTCTGGAGTTTGAGAAGATATTACCCTTTCTGCCGTCCCCAACAAAATGCATAATAATTGGCTTGCTTACTACTTTACCTCTTTTGACTGAAATTACAACACCATTAGCTAATGCAGTGTTGAGCTCAGTAAGACTATCGTTTAGTGTGATAGACGAAGCTGTAAGATATTCATTGATATCACCAGCCTGGCTTAGATCACTTATAACAATTGGTTCATCAGCGTTTACTGATGAAAGCTCTTTGTTATAGTTTCCGTTAACAAAAACAAGATGATTCGCTTCCAAAGATGAAAGCAATAAACCGTCTATGTCTTTTTTATTAAGGGTTGTGGTATCTTCAATCAGATAATCTCTTCCCAGAACAGGAGCGAGATTTGTATATTTCCACTCTTCGTTTTTTCTTCCCGGAAAACCTTGTTTCTGAAAAGCAGAGATTGCGTCTTTCCTGACATCAGTCTGAGCAGGAGAGAGCTTCTTTGAATTTTCATTGAAGGTTTTTACCAGTTCTTCTGTAGTTGTTAAATTCATGGTTTAAACTGCAGATCCTGCCTTTACTTCGTTTTTAATCCAATCGTAACCTTTTTCTTCAAGCTCAAGCGCAAGTTCTTTTGTGCCTGATTTTACAATACGTCCATTATATAGCACGTGAACAAAGTCAGGAACGATATAATCCAAAAGTCTTTGATAGTGGGTAACTACTATTGATGCAGTTTCTTTTGACTTCAGTTTGTTTACACCATTAGCAACAATTCTCAATGCATCTATATCGAGTCCTGAGTCAGTTTCATCAAGAATCGATAGCTTTGGCTCAAGCATTGCCATCTGGAAGATTTCGTTTCTTTTTTTCTCACCGCCAGAGAAGCCTTCGTTCAAAGATCTTTTCAATAAAGCCTGATCGATTTCAACAAGCTTCATTTTTTCCTTCATGATATTCAGGAATGTTACAGAATCAAGAGGCTCTTGCTTACGGTACTGACGTATTTCATTCACGGCCGTTTTAAGAAAGTTTGTATTAGAAACTCCAGGTATTTCCACAGGATACTGAAAAGCAAGGAATACACCTTCTCCAGCTCTCTCTTCAGGAGCAAGATCCAATAAATCTTTTCCTAAAAACTCAACACTTCCGCCTGTTACTTCGTAATCTGCTCTACCTGCAAGTACAGAGGCAAGTGTACTTTTTCCTGATCCGTTAGGTCCCATGATCGCATGAACCTCGCCAGCCTTTACTTCCAGGTTTATTCCTTTCAGAATTTCTTTTCCATCTACGGAAGCTTTAAGGTCTTTTATCTTTAACATAAAAGTTATTGTTGAATGTTGAATTTAAATGTTGAAAGCTCCCAGGGACAAAGCTTATAGCTGAATCTCCGGGAGCATTATTGTTAATGCTGATAATATTTAACTATGATATCGGTTAACCGACACTTCCTTCAAGGCTAATAGCAAGAAGCTTTTGCGCTTCAACTGCAAATTCCATAGGAAGCTGGTTTAGTACTTCCTTACAGTATCCATTTACGATCAATGCAACGGCAGCCTCTGTTCCTATTCCTCTTTGGTTGCAGTAGAAAATCTGATCTTCACCGATTTTTGAAGTAGTAGCTTCGTGTTCTACAGTAGCAGTATTGTTTTTTACTTCTATATAAGGGAATGTATGTGCACCGCATTTGTCGCCCATTAGAAGAGAATCACACTGAGAGAAGTTTCTTGCGTTCTCAGCTCTCTTCATCACTTCTACCAAACCTCTGTAACTGTTCTGACTTTTTCCTGCAGATATTCCTTTTGATACAATTCTGCTTCTTGTGTTCTTGCCAATATGGATCATCTTAGTTCCTGTATCTGCCTGCTGCATATTGTTTGTTACAGCAACAGAGTAGAACTCTCCGATAGAGTTATCTCCTTTAAGGATAACGCT
Proteins encoded in this window:
- a CDS encoding sulfatase-like hydrolase/transferase; the protein is MKKIYLFSLLALNLTFGKANAQSNVKSTKPNIIFIYTDDQRYDALSVVQDEQGAKARFPWFKTPNLDRIANEGVRFRNAFVINSLCSPSRSALLTGRYNHLNGIANNHTNFKDTLETYPVLLQKVGYKTAFFGKWHMGKETGKRPGFDYSVSFIGQGQYFDCPLEVNGVSKPTVGWVDDVTTDFALDFIKGNKEKSFALVLAYKSGHGPFQPPVRHTNTYADVELIKPANEHLETPYKNKIESKRKNTNITQNKSTSWTDNNEKTIRGYFGSLKGIDENVGRILNILDSLKLTENTVVIFSSDNGFFFGEHGLGDKRAAYEESMRIPLLVRYPARFPKGKTIDKLVLNLDQPPSILELAGVSAPKSYQGKSWVSLIENKAKDWRTSFLYEYFYEDGTTTPTIKAVRTETSKLIVYPGQDDWTELFDLTKDPTESDNLINKKEASKLKEQLQQELSRQEKASGYVIPTYADERPLDKDGKYIPPKPMDVQ
- a CDS encoding sulfatase-like hydrolase/transferase, which gives rise to MSKRIWLISAGLVLAGGAIIFSSLNNSEEIKEETIEKVAVTKPNIVFIFADDFGQNVPSVNGNKYIQTPNIDAIANEGVRFKQNYVTAPICCASRAALLTGRYQQRFGSEFHLHYPSFSAYTADSVKYVKSLLEQNIAPDEKTQGVPSTEINYAELLKKNGYTTGIIGKWHAGFYDGYRPHQRGFDYSWGWYGGSTLYYTDENDLEKVTFKNKEGYHHYESKTNKYQWKRDPIATGIFKNGELVDEKEYQTSAIAREAVNFIDKNKDKPFFLYVPFGAIHTPLQAVKQEYDKLTNIKDEQQRILLAMTVSLDQAVGRILDKLKQEGLDSNTIIVFSGDNGSTYHRLNHNVAKEGITLYDGSYENINYPLKGGKLTHYEGGIRTPLFIKWPGKIKAGSVYEAPVSTLDLFPTFAAATATKLPPDRSYDGVDLLPYITGTNKSKPHETLYWRNGFVKTIRKGDYKLLVNENDKTVFLYDLKNDPYEKEDLSSKLPQKIEELKKDYLAWEKGLGQPRWKSPKITKIIVEGSPVSFQP
- a CDS encoding BrxA/BrxB family bacilliredoxin; translated protein: MYPEALVAPMRADLTTAGFQELKSAEQVDQLLKNEKGTVLLVVNSVCGCAAGAARPGAKLAVSRSNVKPNVLATVFAGVDTAAVQKAREYFLPYPPSSPSMAIFKNGELVHFVERHHIEGRSAEMIAQHLQMVFEELA
- a CDS encoding SUF system Fe-S cluster assembly protein, giving the protein MSSEENKLNHDDEALKEKVLDAIKTIYDPEIPVNIYELGLIYDINVFPVNNVHVVMTLTSPSCPSAGTIPGEVEQKIREVEGINDVSVELTFDPPYHQDMMSEAAKLELGFL
- a CDS encoding SufE family protein, with product MSTAEKTVKEIQNQIVEEFSFFDEWDEKYAYLIELGKKLEILDPSHKTEEKKIKGCQSQVWLNSYLKDDKIFYQADSDAVIVKGLVSLLVRVFSGHPPAEVAQADIDFIDEIGLKQHLSPTRSNGLVSMLKQMKLDAVAYQALLQSKQ
- a CDS encoding aminotransferase class V-fold PLP-dependent enzyme yields the protein MSGTKIKGLDLTTIREEFPVLDQQVNGKPLVYFDNAATTQKPKAVIDSLVSYYSSYNANIHRGIHTLAEKATAAFESTREAIRAFINASSTEEIIFTKGTTESINLVAATWGKENIQKGDEIIVSGLEHHSNMVPWQILANEKGATVKIIPVNENGELILTELNNLITAKTKIIALNHVSNALGTINPIAEVIKIAHSKNVKVLVDGAQAVSHLDIDVQKLDADFYAFSGHKMYGPTGIGILYGKKALLEEMPPYQGGGEMIKEVTYASCSFNELPYKFEAGTPNIADAIALKASVDFINRFGKPAIREVENQLLDYATQKLSAIPGLTIKGTAKEKVSVISFVIEGIHHQDLGILLDQEGIAVRTGHHCTQPLMGHFGITGTARASFAVYNTFEEIDRLEAGIKKAVKMLK
- the sufD gene encoding Fe-S cluster assembly protein SufD, which gives rise to MNLTTTEELVKTFNENSKKLSPAQTDVRKDAISAFQKQGFPGRKNEEWKYTNLAPVLGRDYLIEDTTTLNKKDIDGLLLSSLEANHLVFVNGNYNKELSSVNADEPIVISDLSQAGDINEYLTASSITLNDSLTELNTALANGVVISVKRGKVVSKPIIMHFVGDGRKGNIFSNSRNLFILEENAQATFIENYSTIGSNAHFSNNITQIVVKKDAYATYYKIQNDAQSDHVGTTQVYQPEKSNFAATTITLDGGIIRNNLNIRLSSEYSEASLVGLYMVKGNTHVDNHTLVDHAKANCYSNELYKGLLDDKSTGVFNGKIYVRQDAQKTNAFQSNKNILLSKDATMNTKPQLEIFADDVKCSHGATTGMMDEEPLFYLRSRGISEKKAKALLMHAFAADILEYIRLEPLKELLDQTILDRLS
- the sufC gene encoding Fe-S cluster assembly ATPase SufC, giving the protein MLKIKDLKASVDGKEILKGINLEVKAGEVHAIMGPNGSGKSTLASVLAGRADYEVTGGSVEFLGKDLLDLAPEERAGEGVFLAFQYPVEIPGVSNTNFLKTAVNEIRQYRKQEPLDSVTFLNIMKEKMKLVEIDQALLKRSLNEGFSGGEKKRNEIFQMAMLEPKLSILDETDSGLDIDALRIVANGVNKLKSKETASIVVTHYQRLLDYIVPDFVHVLYNGRIVKSGTKELALELEEKGYDWIKNEVKAGSAV